In Sporichthya polymorpha DSM 43042, a genomic segment contains:
- a CDS encoding ABC transporter permease translates to MIRMARSAARSVLASRSRFVLTGTAIALSVAFLLATLVLSDSMRGRAASDIADAFAGTDAVVQGVVLGESDGGTGELGGSLRRSLSPDITGQVDAVDGVAEAAPQWTGFAKLVVDGSSVGTGTASDVGRSWVSVSALNPFRLADGRAPTEVGEIAIDRALARDAGVTPGDVVQVLTATGMHDATVTGIATFAAADAAPLQRTVLLPDGAASEWLGLDAPTEVLVDVADDTDRAAVLDRLAALPDAEVADAPEYVRTMQDAATSPLQFLNVVLLAFAVVAVLIGVTIIFNTFALTVARRRRESGLLRAIGAHRRQVLGGVVVEAALIGTVATLVGLAGGIAGVSLLRWLVGLSGVSLLTGPAVVSPASIAIAAAVGVGATLVSAWIPARRAAATPPIEALRESAAEARGVSRPRTAIGLVLATASIAGGAVAVARTSALWLVLAAAIVPALVLCGPAIVTAAARWSAPVARRTAGVCGSIAAGNLAASPRRSASTALALMLGTAMVTMFAIVASSLTSALGTDVREGLRADLVVTSATADFPTIDPTLAGRIAEEPDVDAVAALSIAEGIVAGEPEAVGGIDPEALPTLFDLDPIAGDLAALRTPGGAAERGGVGGVAVVSGDPTRLGDTVVIEFERSTLEAPIVAVLARSTGGFDAPAYFVDAATLDAAVGGLLDALVFVDLADGAQAAENVRTLVRATPGSFLETRAEHIANSGGEIDAFRNFINGMLLLASVIALLGVANTTALAISERAGEIGLLRAVGATRRELRRIVRLEVALLSFVAATIGIAVAVGFGWALLDVVGGADIPSVVVPWTQLVGTLVVAVAASVAAAAWPAFRVSRVPTLELVSRAR, encoded by the coding sequence ATGATCCGGATGGCGCGCAGCGCGGCCCGCAGCGTGCTCGCGAGCCGGAGCCGGTTCGTGCTCACGGGCACGGCGATCGCGCTGTCGGTGGCGTTCCTCCTCGCGACGCTGGTGCTGTCCGACTCGATGCGTGGCCGAGCGGCGAGCGACATCGCCGATGCGTTCGCCGGTACGGACGCCGTGGTGCAGGGCGTCGTCCTCGGCGAGTCCGACGGAGGGACCGGAGAACTCGGGGGGTCGCTCCGGCGATCGCTGAGTCCCGACATCACCGGCCAGGTGGACGCCGTCGACGGCGTCGCCGAAGCCGCCCCGCAGTGGACCGGCTTCGCGAAGCTCGTCGTCGACGGGTCGTCCGTCGGAACCGGCACCGCGAGCGACGTCGGCCGCAGTTGGGTTTCCGTGTCGGCGCTCAATCCGTTCCGGCTCGCGGACGGACGGGCACCGACCGAGGTCGGCGAGATCGCGATCGACCGCGCGCTCGCCCGCGACGCCGGCGTGACGCCCGGCGACGTGGTGCAGGTCCTGACCGCGACCGGGATGCACGACGCGACCGTCACCGGTATCGCGACGTTCGCCGCCGCGGACGCGGCACCGCTGCAGCGCACGGTGCTGCTGCCGGACGGCGCGGCGTCCGAGTGGCTCGGCCTCGACGCACCGACCGAGGTCCTGGTCGACGTCGCGGACGACACCGACCGGGCCGCGGTGCTCGACCGGCTGGCCGCCCTGCCCGACGCCGAGGTCGCGGACGCACCGGAGTACGTCCGGACGATGCAGGACGCCGCGACCTCACCGCTGCAGTTCCTGAACGTGGTCCTGCTGGCCTTCGCCGTGGTCGCCGTGCTGATCGGCGTCACGATCATCTTCAACACGTTCGCGCTCACCGTCGCCCGCCGCCGGCGGGAATCGGGGCTGCTGCGGGCGATCGGTGCGCACCGACGTCAGGTGCTCGGTGGCGTGGTGGTCGAGGCAGCGCTGATCGGCACCGTCGCCACGCTGGTCGGCCTGGCGGGCGGCATCGCCGGCGTGAGCCTGCTGCGGTGGCTCGTCGGCCTGTCCGGAGTCAGCCTGCTCACCGGGCCGGCGGTCGTGAGCCCGGCCTCGATCGCGATCGCCGCGGCGGTCGGGGTGGGCGCGACGCTGGTCTCGGCGTGGATCCCGGCTCGCCGCGCGGCGGCGACGCCGCCGATCGAGGCGCTGCGTGAGAGCGCGGCGGAGGCCCGGGGCGTGAGCCGCCCGCGGACGGCGATCGGACTCGTGCTCGCCACCGCTTCGATCGCCGGCGGAGCGGTCGCGGTGGCACGGACGAGCGCGCTGTGGCTCGTGCTCGCCGCTGCCATCGTCCCGGCGCTCGTCCTGTGCGGCCCGGCGATCGTCACCGCCGCCGCGCGCTGGAGCGCTCCGGTGGCGCGACGCACCGCCGGTGTGTGCGGGTCGATCGCCGCCGGCAACCTGGCTGCGAGCCCCCGTCGATCGGCGTCGACGGCGCTCGCGCTCATGCTCGGCACCGCGATGGTGACGATGTTCGCGATCGTCGCGAGCTCGCTGACGAGCGCGCTCGGGACGGACGTGCGGGAGGGGCTGCGGGCCGACCTGGTCGTCACGTCGGCGACCGCCGACTTCCCGACGATCGACCCCACCCTGGCCGGCCGGATCGCCGAGGAACCCGACGTCGACGCCGTCGCCGCGCTCTCGATCGCGGAGGGGATCGTCGCCGGAGAACCCGAGGCGGTCGGCGGCATCGACCCGGAGGCGCTGCCCACCCTGTTCGACCTCGACCCGATCGCCGGCGACCTCGCCGCCCTGCGCACGCCGGGTGGCGCGGCCGAGCGCGGTGGCGTGGGTGGCGTGGCCGTGGTCAGCGGCGACCCCACGCGGCTCGGCGACACCGTGGTCATCGAGTTCGAACGCTCGACGCTGGAGGCGCCGATCGTCGCTGTGCTCGCGCGGAGCACCGGCGGCTTCGACGCCCCGGCCTACTTCGTCGACGCGGCGACGCTCGACGCCGCGGTCGGTGGCCTGCTCGACGCGCTGGTGTTCGTCGACCTCGCGGACGGGGCGCAGGCGGCGGAGAACGTGCGGACGCTGGTCCGGGCCACCCCCGGGTCGTTCCTCGAGACCCGGGCGGAACACATCGCCAACAGCGGCGGCGAGATCGACGCGTTCCGCAATTTCATCAACGGGATGCTCCTGCTGGCGAGCGTCATCGCCCTGCTCGGGGTCGCGAACACCACGGCGCTCGCGATCAGCGAACGGGCCGGGGAGATCGGGCTGTTGCGAGCGGTGGGCGCGACCCGCCGGGAGCTGCGGCGCATCGTGCGGCTGGAGGTGGCCCTGCTGTCGTTCGTCGCGGCAACGATCGGCATCGCGGTCGCGGTCGGTTTCGGCTGGGCACTGCTCGACGTCGTCGGCGGGGCGGACATCCCGTCCGTCGTCGTGCCGTGGACCCAGCTCGTCGGGACGCTCGTGGTCGCGGTCGCCGCCAGCGTCGCCGCGGCGGCGTGGCCCGCGTTCCGCGTCTCCCGGGTGCCCACCCTGGAGCTGGTCAGCCGGGCCCGCTGA
- a CDS encoding MFS transporter codes for MFLPLRIDELGVSDSFSIAVLGLGVSVTMIAMGFVYGRIRQQLTHRQVLRSTFAIWTASFLLLAGTDHVAFVVVASALFGVGMGMSMPTLTVLIGDASPPELRGTLTALSGTAVFLGQFASPLLLGPISDRTSLTTGFLGAATLAAAILLALHRTSVRS; via the coding sequence GTGTTCCTGCCGCTGCGGATCGACGAGCTCGGCGTCTCCGACAGCTTCTCCATCGCCGTCCTGGGCCTCGGAGTCTCGGTCACGATGATCGCAATGGGGTTCGTCTACGGCCGGATCCGGCAGCAGCTCACCCACCGTCAGGTCCTGCGGTCGACGTTCGCGATCTGGACCGCCTCGTTCCTGCTCCTCGCCGGCACCGACCACGTCGCGTTCGTCGTCGTCGCGTCCGCTCTTTTCGGCGTCGGGATGGGTATGTCGATGCCGACCCTGACAGTGCTCATCGGCGACGCCTCTCCCCCGGAGCTCCGCGGCACCCTGACCGCACTGAGCGGCACCGCCGTCTTCCTCGGGCAGTTCGCCTCGCCCCTGCTCCTCGGCCCGATCTCCGACCGGACCTCCCTCACCACCGGGTTTCTCGGCGCCGCCACCCTCGCCGCGGCGATCCTGCTCGCCTTGCACCGGACTAGCGTGCGGTCATGA
- a CDS encoding MFS transporter, whose amino-acid sequence MAIGLAVYGLAGGAGLFTDSYPALLASRVLFGLGAALVFTGSTVGLLNLFRGAAQDRVMGWRTSATAVGALSWPLIGGALGTLSWHAPFGVYLVGVGVGAAALRALPDDRPAHRPAAGIRTALGVARRHRALLGY is encoded by the coding sequence TTGGCGATCGGCCTCGCGGTCTACGGCCTCGCCGGAGGCGCTGGTCTGTTCACCGACAGCTACCCCGCGCTGCTGGCGTCGCGGGTGCTGTTCGGGCTCGGGGCCGCACTGGTGTTCACCGGCAGCACGGTCGGTCTGCTCAACCTCTTCCGCGGCGCGGCCCAGGACCGGGTCATGGGCTGGCGCACCAGCGCCACCGCGGTCGGGGCGCTGAGCTGGCCGCTGATCGGCGGCGCCCTCGGCACGCTGTCGTGGCACGCCCCGTTCGGGGTGTACCTGGTCGGCGTGGGCGTCGGCGCCGCCGCGCTCCGCGCACTGCCGGACGACCGCCCCGCTCACCGCCCCGCCGCCGGGATCCGCACGGCGCTGGGCGTCGCCCGCCGCCACCGGGCACTGCTCGGCTACTAG
- a CDS encoding VOC family protein has translation MSLSTAGVTIDCPDPRALATFWTAALDYEIGQDYDGEFVSLQPAGGGTYLGLQRVAEPRTGKNRVHLDFHCTDRAAEVERLVGLGATVLGEHEFPGFAWTVLADPAGNEFCVAAPTD, from the coding sequence ATGAGCCTTTCGACCGCCGGTGTCACGATCGACTGCCCGGACCCCCGCGCCCTCGCGACCTTCTGGACCGCGGCGCTGGACTACGAAATCGGCCAGGACTACGACGGGGAGTTCGTGTCGCTCCAGCCCGCCGGCGGGGGGACGTACCTCGGTCTCCAGCGGGTCGCGGAGCCGCGGACGGGGAAGAACCGCGTCCACCTCGATTTCCACTGCACCGACCGGGCCGCGGAGGTGGAGCGACTCGTCGGGCTCGGGGCGACCGTCCTCGGCGAGCACGAGTTCCCCGGGTTCGCGTGGACCGTCCTCGCCGACCCCGCCGGGAACGAGTTCTGCGTCGCCGCTCCGACGGATTAG
- a CDS encoding ABC transporter ATP-binding protein, with the protein MLVGATKHYGSGPATVAALDDVTLAFPAGKFTAVMGPSGSGKSTMMHCAAGLDRLTSGRAFIGDTDLSTLNDRELTVLRRERIGFVFQSFNLVPTLTARDNICLPMTLSGIRPNPAVLDQVVSLLRLGDRLHHRPMELSGGQQQRVAVARALVAQPQVVFADEPTGNLDTRTGQEILGFLRSAVDQHHQSIVMVTHDPNAAAWADHVVLVVDGRVHDVVDRPSADAVLDVMKGLGR; encoded by the coding sequence ATGCTCGTCGGCGCCACCAAGCACTACGGGTCCGGACCCGCGACTGTCGCCGCGCTCGACGACGTCACTCTCGCGTTCCCCGCGGGGAAGTTCACGGCGGTGATGGGCCCGTCCGGCTCGGGCAAGTCGACGATGATGCACTGCGCCGCCGGGCTGGATCGGCTGACGTCGGGCCGCGCGTTCATCGGCGACACCGATCTCTCGACGCTCAACGACCGCGAGCTGACCGTCCTACGGCGTGAGCGGATCGGGTTCGTGTTCCAGTCGTTCAACCTGGTCCCGACGCTCACGGCCAGAGACAACATCTGCCTGCCGATGACGCTGTCGGGCATCCGGCCGAACCCCGCTGTGCTCGATCAGGTGGTGTCGCTGCTGCGTCTCGGCGATCGGCTGCACCACCGGCCGATGGAGCTCTCGGGCGGGCAGCAGCAGCGCGTCGCCGTCGCCCGCGCGCTGGTCGCCCAGCCGCAGGTGGTCTTCGCCGACGAACCCACCGGCAACCTCGACACGCGGACCGGCCAGGAGATCCTCGGCTTCCTCCGGTCAGCGGTCGATCAGCATCACCAGTCGATCGTGATGGTCACTCACGACCCCAACGCCGCGGCCTGGGCGGACCACGTCGTGCTCGTCGTCGACGGCCGGGTGCACGACGTGGTGGATCGCCCGTCGGCCGACGCGGTGCTCGACGTGATGAAGGGCCTGGGCCGATGA